GGCGCCGCCTGAACTGATGAAAAATACGGGCGGCCTGAGTTTCATGGGTAGACAGATAAAAAATTCAATGTGAAAGCTATCTGGTGCCTGCATATCAAATTTAACAGGGGGAATCTTATGAAACAAATGACTGTAGCTCTTTTCGCCACAATTGTACTGCTTTTCGCAACCGGGTCATGGGCTGTCAACAAAGCAGAAATCAGCGAAAATGTGAACAGTGTGGCCGCCGCAATCAATAATGGTAAAGCAGCCGGAACTTTTAAATCTGATACCTTTACTCCTTATGTTTTTATTCTGGAAAAGGAAGGAAAACTCCTTGTACACCCGTCACTGGCAGGAGAAAGCCTGAAAGTGAAAGCCCCGCCAGTCTATGCCGCACTGGCAAAAGCGACTCCGGAAGGTGTCTGGGTTCAGTATAAATGGAAAGGCAAAACAAAAAATACTTACGCCAAAATGACGAAAAACAATCTCATCATCGGCAGTGGTTATTGACCTGCATAACTTGGCCGAACAATTGTTTAGAAAGTGTCTGTCCAGAAATGAGATTTTTTGTTCGAGTTCAGGTAAGCGAAGACTCCGAGGAGCATAGGAAAATAAAAAGCGCAGCATATTAGGCATATGTGAGCAATTTTACTTTTCGTAGCGACGCAGAAATCGGGCAAAAAAGTCATTTATGGACAGGCACTAGAAAGTACCGCGAGCCGGTCCTGCCCTGGATCGGCTTTTTTTATTGTGATGTCAGCTCAGGATTTCTGCATTTTCTGCCGGCTATAATATAGGCGAGCACAGAAACAAGAATCAGAAAACCGAATGTCTGCACACTCTTTGTCTTGAGGATGAATACTATGCTCACAATGATGGCCGCGCTGGCCATGAAAAACAGCGGCTTGGGTATCTGCTTCAGGATTATTCGCCCGAAATGAGCAAAACAGATATGGCTGACCATAAGGCCAATAGAAAGGGCTGAAATTATCCATAAGCCGACAGGTGGAGCAACCAGTGCCGCACCGAGTACAATCAAGGCTCCTGCAGGACTTGGAAGACCATTGAAAACACCATCGGGCAAATCATCCCGCTTCTTGTCCACCACAACAAAACGAATCAACCGGAAAGCGACACCGATAATAAACGCACTTGCAAAAAAACCAGCAAGACTCCCACCGGATTGCCAGATGACATAAGCCGGAGCAAGCCCGAAACTGACCAGATCGGCAACATCATCCATATATGGTCCGTATTTTGTGCCCCCATGCTTTTCCGCCATTCTACCGTCAAACAGATCAAACAACTGCCCGATTATGATAACACAGATCGCCCAGGCAAAGTGGTTGTTGTGGGTGAACACAAGGCTCGTGATGCCGCAGAAGAAATTAAGCGTTGAAAGAATATCGGCATACAGCCAGTTGGGAATGAATTTACAGACAACCGAGGCCGTGGAAAGAACAATACAGGCCACCAACACCTCATCCCCCACATTGATAACCCCGTGGTCTTATCAAGAAGAGCGCAGAAGATGACCAGGGCAAAACAGAGTATTGCCTTAATCTTACCAAAATTATTTGCCGCACCGGAAATTTCAAGATAGGAAAGGATACGCCTGGCGAAAAATTGTCCCACAAATTCTATTCCCACCAGGATCCAGACAAGTTTTACCGAAATAATACCGAGATATGCATAACCGACAAGTGGGGGCAGATACGTCAGCTTGTCGCACATGGGATCCAGCCATTCCCCCAGCGCGTGATAAGATTACAACTCCGCGCCACCAGGCCGTCCACACCGTCCAGCACCGCGGCCAGGGTAAAAATAAGAATGGCTGCGATCTGAAAATGAAATATAAAGTAAAATATGAAGGCAACCAACGCCATGCCTGCCCGCCAGTAACAGATTGCATTGGGATGCAGCAACCACTGATGTGCCAGGATATAATCCTGCACCGATTTCTTCTTCACCATCCTGGAGGACCAGTAATAAAATGCGAGCCCCATGGACGACGCGAAAAGAATGACCAGAAACCTTTGCATAACACTCTCAAAACTGGAAGAAATTCACCGGGAAACCCCGGGGTAAGGTACACTGTATCTGCCCCTCTTTACCACTTTGACAGCAAAATGTCCATTTTTGTCCAACGCTCATGGAGCCAGGTACAATTATTTTGATAATTTCTCTTTCCAGGTAATCAGAAATTCCGCCCTCCGAGCCTGGAGCGGCCAACTTTCACCCTTCCCCCGTGGGCCTCAACAATCTGTTTTACGATTGCCAGGCCAAGACCATAGCCACCTGTACCACGGTCCCGACTGGGATCGAGGCGAGTAAAGGGATCAAAAATGATGTCAAATGATTCCGCAGCAATACCTGCCCCATCGTCCTCCACGCGGAGTTGAAATTCTCCATCATTGCAGCCCAGGTGAATATGAACAGTATGCCTTGCATAACGGCATCCGTTCTGAATCAGGTTGCCAAGAGCCCGTGCCATAAGCCTGGGATCCATACAGTTTACAGGATTAGAAGGTACTTCCGCATCCAGGCTCATTCCCACGTTTTTGTCGCCGCAATTCTGTTTATGGCGCAGAATCTGCTCTTTCAGCCATTTCCTGAGTTCCACAGGTGCATATTCAATGGCTTTACGGTCAACATCCATACGGGCATAGGAGAGGAGTTCTCCGAGCATGTCATCAAGCTCGTCAATGTCTGTGTTCATTGATTCCAGATACCGTTTACGCGCGGATGCGTCATCAGTTTTCTGAAGCATCTCAATGCTGAATCGCAGTCGGGAAACAGGAGTCCGCAGTTCATGGGAAACAGCCCGGGTCAGTTCCTTATGGGACGCAATCAATTGCTGAATATGAGATGCCATGCCGTTAAAGGCTTTCAAGATGTTTTTGACCGTGGAATGGCTGGAATACTTAATTCGGGTCTGCAACTGACCTTCACCAACAAGCTGGGATGCATGTTGCAGCTTCCTTAAATCCCGCCAGACAGGTCTCAAAAACAACCAGACCATAAAACCCATGAGAAAACCGAGTGCACCAAGAAACACCTGGTCAGCAAATTTCAAAACCAGTGGCTGTTTCAATGGGCCAATTTTGAGCACATAATCACTTTCCGGGATAAGAGTATAAATTCGATCCAGGTAGTTTTCATAAAAAATGATAGTGCCCTGTTTTTTGAGTCTTTTTAAGTCCTCTGATTTGATATCAATCTTTTTCAGCGTAACCAGAGAAAGTGGCAGCTCATACTTCCTGCCAACTGTTTTAAGAACCTCCTGCCATTCTTCCTCAGGTTTTGCCAGTAGATTGTCAGTTATTATTGCCAGGGGACCGGCTACAACTCGCCTCAGATATTCAATGTCTGTTTCCCTGCTGCTCTGTTCCAGGTCCAATTTCCAGACATTTTTGGCGTCAGCCGATAAATGATAGAGAATATCTTCATGGGCCGGATCCGGTACAAATTGACCCTTCTCAAGATTCTGTTTTGCATCCAGCGGCAGATGAACATTGCAAATATCCAGCAATTCCAAGCCAAAAAGAAACTGCTCCTGCAACTTTCTCAGTTTATCTTTTCTGTCCTCACCTTTGTGGTTTCCCTCATTTTCCAGAAAGTCATCAAGCATAAGAACTATCGGTTTGAATGCTTCCCTGCCTTGGTTTTCAAGAAAAGATGAAAACAGCGGATCAAGCACATAGCTGATATTAAAAAGAAAAATAGAGGTGAGAATAAAAACAGGTGCGAATAACTGCAGAAATAAACGGGTCATGGCAGAAACAGGTATCCTACAGAACGAACTGTCTTGATGTAACGAGGATTGGCCGGATCATCCTTCAGCAGTTTTCGCAGGCGGGCTATACGGATATCCACGGAACGGTCAAGACCGTCATATTCTATTCCGGATAAAGTTGACAGAATATCATCACGGCTCAAAATTGTTCCCGCATTGCTCGCAAGAAGATAGAGCATTTCAAACTCCTGACTGCTGAGCGACAATGGCTTTCCACCGAGAAATGCATCCCGCGTTTTTGTGGATATATGCAGTTCACCGATGTCAAAAGATTCCCTGGCTTCCGATTTCTGCCTGAATCGCCGCAGCAGATTCTGGATGCGGGCCAGCAATACCCTGGGTTTGACGGGTTTTATCACATAATCGTCTGCCCCCAGTTCCAGGCCAAGGACCTGGTCAATATCCTCGTCCCTGGCGGTGAGCATCAGGATTGGATTTTTGTATTGCGGACGAACCTGCCGACAGACATCCATACCGTCAAGCCCCGGCAGCATAAGATCCAATATCACCAGGTCCGGCTGTTCCTCACAGATTCGTGGAACCGCTATATCACCACGTCCTTCAATAGTAACAGTGAATGAGTGCTGCTCCATATACTCTTTGACAAGCTGAGCCAGACGGACATCATCTTCCACAAGTAAAAGAGTTGGTTTGTCACTCCTGTTGCCAGGTGTATGCAATTCCTTCATTGGCAATTCCACATTACAGTTTTTGGGGTTGTGGCCGAAAAAACAGCCACATTTCCTGATGCTGATAAGCCATACTGAATTTTTATGGGTAAACAAAAATAAATCTTAATATAATCTCCCTGTATAAGTCCGTCAGTTTTTTGTTATAGATTTGTATCAGGATAAAGACCAAAAGTTATATTTCTGAAACACTATCTAAATATCCAGCAAACAACAACAGTTCATTTCGAAAACCTTGAGCAGCAACGCAAGCAACAGTCTTAGCCCGCATTTTTCATCAGTTCAGGCGGCGTCAGCTACAAAATTTTCAACAGTAAATAATAGTGGCCTATATTTACTGTTGAAATATTGCAGAAGATGGCGTCGCCTGGGCTGACCTTGGGTGAACATTGTGTCAATTTTGTTCGACTACTGATAGTTGGCTAATTATTTGTATTCTACAGCTCATCTCAAAATTGACACAATGTTCATGAGAAATGCGGGTTAGTCTTGCAGTTCCCACTGACCTGCAGCATTTCTGCAGGCTGTGGTGTATGTTTTTTCTGTCCTGCCGTCAATGGTCGCAACAATTTCAGCCTCTCTGCAAAGTCTGTTTGGTGTACTGGCAGGCACGTATGCTGGCTGCGGGGTTACTTTGTAATAATTGCCGTTATCTGGGTTTTTCCAGGTGGTCGTATGTCCGGATTTTCCAAATTCATAGGCCTGATTCAGTTCCTGCCTGTCGTACTTGTCCATTTCGTTGCCAACAATATATCCAAGCATAGTACCAATAGCAGCACCGATGAGAGTTGCTTCTTTGTCGCGACCGATCGCCTGACCAATGATAGCGCCAGTGGCTGCTCCCATCACGGCACCATTTTGGCCTTGGGAAAACTGGTCACCGCAGGAACTGAGGCCAACAACAAGTAAAGGAAGAAGGATAAGAACTAATTTTTTCATTTTTTTCTCCAGTGTGAATAATGATGATCTCGTAAAAAGTCGTTCAACGTTCTCAGATGGACTCTGGAAAAACTTCGATATACAAGGCGTGGCGGTGTCGTGTAAGCGCAGGCGTACATATGGTACGTCGAGCATTACACGATCACCCCACAACGCAGTAGATCGGAGTTTTTACGAGTCCATCAATAATGATTTTAAAGCATTACACCAACAGCAAATGGTGTCCGGTTAGACAAATACAAAAAAACATATCCAGGTTCCTAACCGGACTATACTGAAAAATAGTGTGAATACAGATAAATGTCTGTCGACTTTTTGTTATAGATTTGTAACAGGATCAACACGAATTGCTGCATTTCTCTAACATTTCCCCAACAGCCTTTCTCTTCTTTTCAGGCTATGGTTTTTCCATCTAGTGTCCGTCCAGAAATTGGATTTATGGACAGACACTCCCTTGCCTTCAACCAACTTGACGTTCATTCTTCAGGAGACAGATATTATGGTTATTTTCATAGCATTCATTTCAATCTTTACCTGCTTCTTTTTCCCAACAACCGGCATTTCTGCACCACCCCCGGCACAGTCAGGGGTGGTATCACAGGTGGATTACAGATCCATGCGCCAGAAAATTTCCCAACTCATCGAAAAGCAAATGAAAGAAAACGACATTGTCGGACTGTCCATCGCGGTGGTTGATGGACAGAAGACCGTGTGGGCAGATGGTTTTGGCTGGGCAGACAGGAAAAACAAGATCCGGGCTGCTCCTGAAACTGTATACCGCGTAGGTTCTATTACCAAGTTGTTCACCGCAACGGCGGCAATGCAGCTCGCCGAACAGGGCAAGCTGGACATCGATCAACCACTGAAAAAGGTGCTGCCGCAGTTCAGTATGAAAAGTCGTTTTAAAAAAGCAGGCAACATAACGCCTCGCAATATCATGACCCATCATTCCGGGCTACCGACGGACTACAACCGTGGCATGTGGGCGAAAGAGCCGGAAGACTTTACCCGGCTGGTTGATTTACTCAGAGATGAATACACCGCCTATCCGCCTGATACGATATTCTGTTACTCCAATATCGGTATGACCCTGCTGGGCCACTCGATTCAGAAAGTAAGTGGTCAACCCTACAGCGAATTCATTGACCGGAAACTGCTCACTCCCCTGAAAATGTATAATTCTTATATTTTCAAAACATTACCGGATACTCCGCAATCATCAAAAGGGTATTCACATGATGAAGAATCCACAATAATACCGCTGCGGGATCTTCCAGCCGGCGGGCTTAACAGTACGGTCCTTGACCTTGCCAATTTTACCAAAATGGTGTTTGCCGGCGGCAGGTTCGGCAGACAACAGATTATTCGGAAAGAGACTCTGGACAAGATGCTGCATTTTCAGGATGGTAACGCACCCTTCGACCTGGGACGCCAGATGGGACTGGGCTGGTTTCTTGAACAGCAGAGTAATGAGAAACCGAACCTCAAGGCAATGCACGGAGGAGATACCTTCTTATTCCACTCCATGTTAATCACCCTTCCACGATACGAGCTGGCGGTCATTGTCCTGGCAAACTCAGAATCGTCAGCGAACAGTGTTCATGACATCGCTGAAGATGCTCTTGAAATGGCGCTGGAAACAAAGACGGGAATCAAAAGAAAAGCAGCCGTAAAACTTTCTGATACTGAATTACCGACACGCCCTGAAGATTTAATCTCTTTTCCGGGATATTATTCAACCGGGGACACTATTGTGCAGATTACCCGTGATGACGATCAGCTCAAACTCATAAGTGACGACGACACATTGAATCTGGTTTTGCGCGAGGATGGGCGATATCATCTGCAATATAAACTGCTTGGGCTGTTTTCCATAGACGTGGATGGATTGGATGAACTCGCCATAACCCATACCAGAATAAAGGACCGGGAAGTACTGCTGGCCAGGTTCCATGGACAGAATATGTTTTTTGGTGAAAAAATCGTCCCCGGTCCCATTCCCGCATCCTGGAAATCGAGAACAGGAGTCTATAAAATGGTTCACCCGACATCAGGACTGATGTTTAACGACCTGCAATTAAAGCTTGAACATGGCTTTCTGGTACTCCAGTATACCATCAAACTCCCCTACCGGGAAGAAGCGGAGGAAAGCGGACAGATTACCCTTGAGACAGCAGGTGACCAGTTGGCCGTAATTCATGGTCTCGGACCCGGAACAGGTGATGTTGTCCGTGCAGTATACCGAAACGGCGAGGAGCTGTTATCCTGGTCCGGTTTCCTTTTCCACAGGGTTCAGTGAGTATCCCGGTCCCCGTATTGATAGACCTTTCTCCTTCAACCAGGGTATGACTGAAACCGCCAATCATATACTGTTTCCTCTGCTGATATGTCTTTATTGTACAGCCTGGTGGTTGATATCATAGACAATCCGGCGGACATCATTCCCTATACTCTACTCTAACAATTCTCAACATTACTCAAACAGACATACACCGGAAAATCGGTCAATATTCACAAAACGATCGACAATACGGTCGAATTACTAATCAAATACATTGGAGCTGTCAGGTGATGAAAAACAATCCGAAAACCACTTCCGACACTTTACAATCCAGCAGAGCGTATCTGCTTTTCCTTATCGTATTATTCATTCCCTTTTCCGCCTGTGCCGAGGAAATCAAAGAGCCACAGACAACCGGTGTTCTCCGCTCTTACACCATACTCGGCCTTCCTCTCCTGTCTATTGATGAAAGTCTGGTCATGGGGTTGGGCGTCGGCTTTTCAACAAACCCTTTCAAAGGTGTTAATGACAAGACAATGCCTTTTCCGGAAATCACATACCAGAACGGTAATTTCACCTTGGACTTCAGCGGAATAGGATACACGGTTTATTCCAGTGAGGGGTGTGAAATCACTCTGCTTGGCTCGTGGCGCTCCGCCCCGTACGACAGCACTGACAGCTCCTATCTCAAGGGTATGGAGAATCGAAATTTCGTCATTGAAGGAGGAGCTTCACTCACCGGAGAGACACCAATCGGCAGCGTCGGAATCGTAGCAATGAGCGATGTGACAAACAATCACAATGGCCAATATGTAACCGTGCAGTATTCACTCCCCTTTGGCAGTGAATCATGGGGGATTGAACCTGTTATCGGTGTCAACTGGGAGTCAAAAAAAATAATCGGATACTATTATGGAGTACGACACTCGGAGGTAAGAGATGACCGCGCTTTTTATGATGGAAAATCCACCTTTACACCATTTATCGGACTGAATGGAGGATTGAAAATTTCTGATAATATTTACCTCCAGGGCGGTGTCAATTATGAATTCCTGGGCAATGGAATCACAGAAAGTCCCCTGATTGATGACAAATATGTCCTGTCTGGCTCCCTGAGCTTAAGCTATTCTTTTTAATCTTCCCATGGAGAGAAAACGGGTTAAATGGAATTCACCGGCAATAGAAGAGATAAGGGTTCTCTTCTATTGTCTGTTTATGTTGTTGGTTCTAACCGGATGTTCACCTCTATATAAATCTCAAACATACCTGCCGGAAGATGTTCCTGAGACCTGGCCGGGCAGTGTCGATATTGACAGGTTGCCTGTCACAAAAAACCTGCTGGATTTATTCGAGGAAAAGCAATTGAAAATACTGGTCAAAGAAGCACTCGACAACAATCCGGATCTCAGGGCCACGGCTCATCGACTGAGAGGTGCGAGTTTTCTGATACACGAAACACGGTCAAAACTGTTACCTCATGTTAATGCCAGCTTTGCAGAGAGGCGTGACAACCAGGGGATAGATGGGCGCACCGGAAAACGTCGGCTCAGTCATACAGACACACTCTCTCTTGGAATCAGTTGGGAAATAGATATATGGGGGAAACTGGCCGATGAATACAACGCATCAAAACAGGATATGGCAGCCAGAGAGCAACTCTATCTTCACGCAAGGGACGCGCTGGCGGCCAGAATCATCCAGACATGGATACATATCATCGGCCTGAAACGTTCTGTAACAATACAACAGGAGCGGCTGGCAGTTCTTGAGCATATCCAAAAACTCCTGACCAAACGTTACACTAGAGGCCTTGAGAATCCGGATGAAATATCCACGGCGACCAGCAGGGTCAAGATAGCCCAGGCCGATGTCAGCGCAGAGCAAACAGTTCTTCTTCGGGAAAAACGTGCAATGGAAATCCTGCTGGGAAGATATCCAAAAGGGATTTTGTCCTTCAGCGCCACCCTGCCTGAAGTGCAGCCTCCACCGGTTCATACACCGGCTGCTGTTCTCCTCAACCGACCAGATATCCAGGCAGCAATGGCAAAGGCGGAAGCAGCGCGCCTCCAAGCTGATTCCGCCGAAAAAGCGCGTCTGCCGGAGCTGAATCTTTCCGGACAGCTTTTCAGAGAAGCCGCGAGTCTTGGAAATCTCGGAAGTGCCACCAGTTACTGGAACATTGTCGGTTCGGTTTTACAGCCCATATTTGATGGTGGAAGATTACAAGCCATCGCCCGGGCGGGACACACTGAATTTCAGGCAGCACTGATGGATCTGCGCGGGGCGGTACTGCAGGCATTCAAGGAGGTGGCAGACGGTTTTGACGTTGAACAGGATTACAGGATACAGGTTCAGGCTCTTGAGGTGGCGGCCGCAGAGTCGGAAAAAAGCGCCCGATATTACACTGCCCG
The DNA window shown above is from Desulfomarina profundi and carries:
- a CDS encoding efflux transporter outer membrane subunit — encoded protein: MLLVLTGCSPLYKSQTYLPEDVPETWPGSVDIDRLPVTKNLLDLFEEKQLKILVKEALDNNPDLRATAHRLRGASFLIHETRSKLLPHVNASFAERRDNQGIDGRTGKRRLSHTDTLSLGISWEIDIWGKLADEYNASKQDMAAREQLYLHARDALAARIIQTWIHIIGLKRSVTIQQERLAVLEHIQKLLTKRYTRGLENPDEISTATSRVKIAQADVSAEQTVLLREKRAMEILLGRYPKGILSFSATLPEVQPPPVHTPAAVLLNRPDIQAAMAKAEAARLQADSAEKARLPELNLSGQLFREAASLGNLGSATSYWNIVGSVLQPIFDGGRLQAIARAGHTEFQAALMDLRGAVLQAFKEVADGFDVEQDYRIQVQALEVAAAESEKSARYYTARYRQGLDSIQNLLIAREQEMSVKNRLNQAVTGRLSNRVDLALALGIGLTDNRSSIQ
- a CDS encoding response regulator, which translates into the protein MKELHTPGNRSDKPTLLLVEDDVRLAQLVKEYMEQHSFTVTIEGRGDIAVPRICEEQPDLVILDLMLPGLDGMDVCRQVRPQYKNPILMLTARDEDIDQVLGLELGADDYVIKPVKPRVLLARIQNLLRRFRQKSEARESFDIGELHISTKTRDAFLGGKPLSLSSQEFEMLYLLASNAGTILSRDDILSTLSGIEYDGLDRSVDIRIARLRKLLKDDPANPRYIKTVRSVGYLFLP
- a CDS encoding serine hydrolase domain-containing protein — translated: MKENDIVGLSIAVVDGQKTVWADGFGWADRKNKIRAAPETVYRVGSITKLFTATAAMQLAEQGKLDIDQPLKKVLPQFSMKSRFKKAGNITPRNIMTHHSGLPTDYNRGMWAKEPEDFTRLVDLLRDEYTAYPPDTIFCYSNIGMTLLGHSIQKVSGQPYSEFIDRKLLTPLKMYNSYIFKTLPDTPQSSKGYSHDEESTIIPLRDLPAGGLNSTVLDLANFTKMVFAGGRFGRQQIIRKETLDKMLHFQDGNAPFDLGRQMGLGWFLEQQSNEKPNLKAMHGGDTFLFHSMLITLPRYELAVIVLANSESSANSVHDIAEDALEMALETKTGIKRKAAVKLSDTELPTRPEDLISFPGYYSTGDTIVQITRDDDQLKLISDDDTLNLVLREDGRYHLQYKLLGLFSIDVDGLDELAITHTRIKDREVLLARFHGQNMFFGEKIVPGPIPASWKSRTGVYKMVHPTSGLMFNDLQLKLEHGFLVLQYTIKLPYREEAEESGQITLETAGDQLAVIHGLGPGTGDVVRAVYRNGEELLSWSGFLFHRVQ
- a CDS encoding ATP-binding protein, with the translated sequence MTRLFLQLFAPVFILTSIFLFNISYVLDPLFSSFLENQGREAFKPIVLMLDDFLENEGNHKGEDRKDKLRKLQEQFLFGLELLDICNVHLPLDAKQNLEKGQFVPDPAHEDILYHLSADAKNVWKLDLEQSSRETDIEYLRRVVAGPLAIITDNLLAKPEEEWQEVLKTVGRKYELPLSLVTLKKIDIKSEDLKRLKKQGTIIFYENYLDRIYTLIPESDYVLKIGPLKQPLVLKFADQVFLGALGFLMGFMVWLFLRPVWRDLRKLQHASQLVGEGQLQTRIKYSSHSTVKNILKAFNGMASHIQQLIASHKELTRAVSHELRTPVSRLRFSIEMLQKTDDASARKRYLESMNTDIDELDDMLGELLSYARMDVDRKAIEYAPVELRKWLKEQILRHKQNCGDKNVGMSLDAEVPSNPVNCMDPRLMARALGNLIQNGCRYARHTVHIHLGCNDGEFQLRVEDDGAGIAAESFDIIFDPFTRLDPSRDRGTGGYGLGLAIVKQIVEAHGGRVKVGRSRLGGRNF
- a CDS encoding CDP-alcohol phosphatidyltransferase family protein codes for the protein MGDEVLVACIVLSTASVVCKFIPNWLYADILSTLNFFCGITSLVFTHNNHFAWAICVIIIGQLFDLFDGRMAEKHGGTKYGPYMDDVADLVSFGLAPAYVIWQSGGSLAGFFASAFIIGVAFRLIRFVVVDKKRDDLPDGVFNGLPSPAGALIVLGAALVAPPVGLWIISALSIGLMVSHICFAHFGRIILKQIPKPLFFMASAAIIVSIVFILKTKSVQTFGFLILVSVLAYIIAGRKCRNPELTSQ
- a CDS encoding glycine zipper domain-containing protein, which codes for MKKLVLILLPLLVVGLSSCGDQFSQGQNGAVMGAATGAIIGQAIGRDKEATLIGAAIGTMLGYIVGNEMDKYDRQELNQAYEFGKSGHTTTWKNPDNGNYYKVTPQPAYVPASTPNRLCREAEIVATIDGRTEKTYTTACRNAAGQWELQD
- a CDS encoding MipA/OmpV family protein, with the translated sequence MKNNPKTTSDTLQSSRAYLLFLIVLFIPFSACAEEIKEPQTTGVLRSYTILGLPLLSIDESLVMGLGVGFSTNPFKGVNDKTMPFPEITYQNGNFTLDFSGIGYTVYSSEGCEITLLGSWRSAPYDSTDSSYLKGMENRNFVIEGGASLTGETPIGSVGIVAMSDVTNNHNGQYVTVQYSLPFGSESWGIEPVIGVNWESKKIIGYYYGVRHSEVRDDRAFYDGKSTFTPFIGLNGGLKISDNIYLQGGVNYEFLGNGITESPLIDDKYVLSGSLSLSYSF
- a CDS encoding PDC sensor domain-containing protein is translated as MKQMTVALFATIVLLFATGSWAVNKAEISENVNSVAAAINNGKAAGTFKSDTFTPYVFILEKEGKLLVHPSLAGESLKVKAPPVYAALAKATPEGVWVQYKWKGKTKNTYAKMTKNNLIIGSGY